The following are encoded in a window of Cytophagia bacterium CHB2 genomic DNA:
- a CDS encoding phospholipid carrier-dependent glycosyltransferase: protein MNDENNYLNQQLICAHLGVRAKSMYPSLEKYHRSNLVLPVCAAREPAICASHNINRLFMRHRATIVLCFILLLALVLRLWGIAFGLPYQYHQDEGHEVYRALRLGYGDFDFDRNFKGGYFYLLFIEYALYYLVLWITGGVAGLSDFALKIIFAPAPFWLIGRITTAIIGTLSVYALYRLGRKIYDEKTGLAAALFLAVAVVHTECSHYITVDVPMTFVLLLGFTALVEVMRKISLRSSLLAGFLIGVAMLFKASAAIALIPFVAAHALRRRDNGAQTAWLKKSGWGFAALLTIYLIGNPGLWLNQNENVANTLNFIFGKLGLTSTEVDPVFLVHYSDSMISPWRYYFQGLEYSFGAGVLALALAGVLCALWRHRPSEVMMLSFLIPGFIAISASKTLTGFHYLLHLLAQW from the coding sequence GTGAACGACGAGAACAACTATCTCAACCAGCAGCTCATTTGCGCGCACCTCGGCGTAAGGGCTAAAAGCATGTACCCGTCATTGGAAAAATATCATCGTTCAAACCTGGTTTTACCCGTCTGTGCCGCCAGAGAGCCCGCGATTTGTGCGTCACACAACATTAACAGACTCTTCATGCGCCATCGCGCCACTATTGTTTTATGTTTCATTTTGCTGCTGGCTCTCGTGCTGCGCTTGTGGGGTATCGCTTTCGGCCTGCCCTATCAATATCACCAAGACGAGGGGCATGAAGTTTATCGCGCGCTGCGCCTGGGCTACGGCGATTTCGATTTCGACCGCAATTTCAAAGGCGGTTATTTCTACCTGCTTTTCATCGAGTATGCACTGTATTATCTCGTCCTCTGGATAACAGGCGGCGTTGCCGGCCTTAGTGACTTTGCATTGAAAATCATCTTCGCGCCGGCGCCGTTTTGGTTGATCGGGCGAATTACGACGGCGATCATCGGAACGCTCAGTGTTTATGCCCTCTATCGCCTCGGCAGGAAAATCTACGATGAAAAAACCGGGCTTGCGGCCGCGTTATTCCTGGCCGTGGCGGTTGTGCACACAGAGTGCTCGCATTACATCACCGTTGATGTGCCGATGACGTTTGTGCTGCTTCTCGGATTCACGGCGCTTGTTGAGGTGATGCGCAAGATCTCGCTACGTTCCTCCCTGCTGGCCGGTTTCTTGATCGGCGTGGCCATGCTCTTCAAAGCCTCTGCAGCAATAGCGCTCATTCCATTTGTCGCCGCTCACGCTCTCCGTCGGCGCGATAATGGCGCCCAAACGGCGTGGCTCAAAAAGTCCGGCTGGGGATTTGCCGCATTACTGACGATCTATCTGATTGGCAATCCGGGACTGTGGCTCAACCAGAATGAAAATGTAGCGAACACCCTAAATTTCATTTTCGGAAAACTCGGTCTCACAAGCACGGAAGTCGATCCGGTTTTTCTCGTGCATTACTCCGATAGCATGATTTCGCCCTGGCGCTACTATTTTCAGGGTCTGGAATATTCCTTCGGCGCCGGCGTGTTAGCCCTGGCGCTGGCCGGTGTTCTTTGCGCTTTGTGGCGGCACCGTCCAAGCGAAGTGATGATGTTGAGCTTCCTCATTCCAGGATTCATCGCCATCTCCGCCTCAAAAACATTAACCGGGTTTCACTATCTGTTGCATTTGTTGGCCCAATGGTAA